A single window of Mycosarcoma maydis chromosome 1, whole genome shotgun sequence DNA harbors:
- a CDS encoding S-methyl-5-thioadenosine phosphorylase (related to MEU1 - multiple enhancer of UAS2), translated as MSVPTVTSWTGAPILLGVIGGSGLYKLDSITPVAEISISTPWGSASSPITIAKTSAGNHVAFLARHGRDHAILPSNVPNLANIAALKHLGVKAIVAFSAVGSLREEIAPKDFVIPSQIIDRTKGVRRASFFGFGDEESVVAHAGFGDPFCETLRPIVYSTVQATLASHPIKVHTDKTVVCMEGPQFSTRAESLMYRTWGGDIINMSVLPEAKLAREAEIAYVLIATATDYDAWRPSTAAVNVAEVMESLKANVEASNLVTTKVLDRVWLEIDTDEKPAVKNIKDSTKFSIMTKSQVIPDKAKQNLRFLHPWFARD; from the coding sequence ATGTCGGTCCCTACTGTCACATCCTGGACCGGTGCGCCGATTCTACTCGGCGTCATTGGTGGGTCGGGACTGtacaagctcgactcgatcacGCCGGTTGCCGAGATATCGATCTCTACACCTTGGGGTTCGGCTTCGTCTCCGATCACTATTGCCAAGACATCTGCTGGAAACCACGTCGCTTTTCTTGCACGACATGGACGCGATCACGCTATTCTGCCGTCCAACGTTCCGAACCTGGCCAACATTGCGGCGCTGAAGCATCTGGGTGTGAAAGCGATTGTTGCATTTTCCGCGGTGGGATCGTTGCGAGAGGAGATTGCGCCGAAAGACTTTGTGATCCCGTCACAAATCATCGATCGTACCAAAGGTGTTCGGAGGGCGAGCTTTTTCGGATTTGGCGACGAAGAGTCGGTTGTGGCGCATGCTGGATTCGGCGATCCGTTCTGCGAGACTCTACGACCGATCGTGTACTCGACTGTGCAAGCTACGCTTGCTTCGCACCCGATCAAGGTGCATACGGATAAGACAGTGGTGTGTATGGAAGGACCGCAGTTCTCGACGCGCGCAGAATCGCTCATGTACCGTACGTGGGGCGGTGACATTATCAACATGTCGGTCCTCCCCGAAGCCAAGTTGGCGCGCGAAGCCGAAATTGCCTATGTGCTcatcgccaccgccaccgacTACGATGCCTGGCGCCcctccaccgccgccgtcAACGTCGCAGAGGTCATGGAAAGCCTCAAAGCCAATGTGGAAGCCAGTAACCTCGTCACCACCAAGGTCCTCGATCGCGTCTGGCTCGAAATCGACACCGACGAAAAACCCGCCGTCAAGAACATCAAAGACTCGACCAAGTTCAGCATCATGACAAAGTCCCAAGTCATCCCcgacaaggccaagcagaaCTTGAGGTTCTTGCACCCTTGGTTCGCCAGAGACTAA
- a CDS encoding uncharacterized protein (related to RAD16 - nucleotide excision repair protein) produces the protein MVEDRHLDVLEEIDNPSDLLSRPLEPAPLFRPLAAASPQSIEKKRVLPPSFHPSSTGAGSSSSSNSKIWSPANHTVPLASPSGASGGSSLIIGGSGARVPTQFLDQNGGFSRTAPTNGSYGTAGQSATAPAPSMPGTFPMSSTEEKPPSVPVPKDQLAQQNAAVVDLTLDSDDEDEEPAANALSASAHHAAHQSAGPSRITLPQGNGSAAPALQAVHVDDDGKDDDKSDDEDEPVIVSHRRAWPKAEGYEIDHVKSNAIVCAGMISAVVLCMHGLPASLTYNGTIDQEPPVDPNFSRENWPRASRFWTESGYRPIMLQLSQPTGLSASMRTLPNGWAYPSTAAQRPDIKVSVVVPPRARFPQLSVEQAARYGPAPEPAFGSLAEKYVSSMEPLLRNNKVRCEARCRMVPIGRAQNFLHHLEILVFVRRPDLGLISDRLSAFSIQLEHPLSYYPEDYPTEPQYSNPHNPSAASTRSDAVQAIYNGIHRGAGMGTIIANRELSEKEKKAQVDAVYASLRSGEELAAVEPAEGIATPLLPHQKQALGFLLNRERDRRWTELLVEPPVIVDDADEASTPVKAEGSSNTSKASPSNSSDVKDSKGKGKSKSKSESESKRKSRGKSKSKQEQMVDEDSISLWTVRKGSNGKVRAWRNLITNRETLTQPRICRGAILADDMGLGKTITTLALITHTRKDARLFGAAEVERDPDAELVQAMRSPPTSAEAESREAERRNGVRKVKSRFKRRLNDSDDDDSATSDEGGDAEKKEEEEEEEEPTASLVVHGAPPPAKPTFAKSTAKKPSKDKMDPELVRRRHLECRTRATLIVCPLSVVSNWEDQIKEHCSRQKRPRIYIYHGPTRSHSTKWIADHDIVLTTYSTLGSEFSNQSTWVTETETKKSKKDGSPDHHSGHEDDDDDDDILLVTEDGTPIKGEAGAAGAQKKGKKLKRKQAKEALNPLQRIEWFRIVLDEAHQIKGVGTWQSRAACNLTAQRRLCLTGTPIQNTINDLYALVKFLRLEPFTDRAVWNQYCGYRENLHLRVKKDDGPIDSANIGHVQILMKLLALRRQKTSKTADGKPLLSLPPKLSKTEYLDFEAKEKARYQALHDKYREDFEDMMANDTVKSNYATILHEILNLRMTCDHPSMVDASKDASRIGRGADLSVAIKEDGLTPDRAAVLFILFRDSEMAYCSECQADLSNSVEGDGAGNDAQELADALDEFTSDSRNGVGPRKRSKVEPGTGSMSATTSSNSFGSPAASGAVRPVVTRCQHIFCSACFRRTIGCPWPDVTCEDVGRCPACNTSLKLAIDAVELDASDFAGLNDDQAERMADGDSDLLNDDVADERRSKQLKDADSEVDELEDVFDWGIGDDVKPQLSRRNAPRKNGKSTASSERRLRINVPLDGRKDLSTKIRALIADLLPFSKCNPHSDLFDPLAPRLVHIDPSTSEDAEVRKVEEPVVVIQRPPPAVMSNGLLGKLDQSLEAYDSYEPVKSVVFSQWTKMLDRIQKSLNITGIRYTRLDGTMSRPDRTAALEAFKRDAGIEVLLVSLRAGGTGLNLVSACRAYLMDPYWNPAVENQGLDRIHRMGQTRPVITTKYIMRHSIEENMLRLQKRKMMIAEKVGSKRQVVSADARRDERREELKILFGTSRGGVDL, from the coding sequence ATGGTTGAAGATCGTCATTTGGATGTGCTTGAGGAGATCGACAATCCCTCCGACCTCCTCTCAAGACCGCTAGAGCCAGCTCCGCTCTTCCGGCCGCTTGCCGCTGCGTCTCCCCAATCGATCGAAAAGAAACGTGTTCTGCCGCCTAGTTTTCATCCCTCATCTACTGGCGCCGGCTCTTCCAGTAGCTCCAACTCGAAGATTTGGAGTCCAGCAAACCACACCGTGCCGCTCGCGTCGCCATCCGGGGCTTCAGGCGGGAGCAGCTTGATCATCGGAGGCAGCGGAGCTCGAGTGCCCACCCAGTTCCTGGATCAGAACGGTGGCTTTTCAAGAACAGCTCCAACGAATGGCAGCTACGGTACAGCAGGTCAAAGCGCAACTGCGCCTGCGCCGTCAATGCCAGGAACTTTCCCGATGTCAAGCACAGAGGAGAAACCACCTTCCGTTCCGGTGCCAAAGGATCAGCTCGCTCAACAGAATGCTGCTGTGGTTGATCTCACATTAGAtagcgacgatgaggacgaagaaCCAGCCGCAAATGCGTtatcagcatcagcgcaTCATGCGGCACACCAATCTGCAGGGCCATCAAGGATCACTCTACCGCAAGGCAATGGCTCGGCAGCTCCCGCGCTACAAGCTGTGcatgtcgacgacgacggcaaAGACGACGATAAAAgtgatgacgaagacgagccGGTCATTGTCTCGCACAGACGCGCCTGGCCAAAGGCCGAAGGGTACGAGATCGATCACGTCAAATCAAATGCAATCGTCTGCGCGGGCATGATCAGCGCGGTCGTCCTTTGCATGCATGGACTGCCTGCGTCATTGACGTACAACGGCACGATAGATCAAGAGCCACCGGTGGATCCCAACTTCAGCCGTGAAAATTGGCCAAGGGCGTCCCGATTTTGGACTGAGTCCGGCTACAGGCCTATCATGCTGCAACTCTCACAACCAACAGGACTgtcagcgtcgatgcggaCACTTCCGAACGGCTGGGCCTATCCATCAACCGCTGCACAGCGCCCAGACATCAAAGTCAGCGTCGTAGTGCCTCCGCGCGCGAGGTTTCCTCAACTGTCCGTCGAACAAGCTGCCCGGTATGGTCCAGCCCCGGAACCGGCTTTCGGCTCGCTAGCCGAGAAATACGTATCCTCAATGGAGCCGCTGCTGCGTAACAACAAAGTGCGCTGCGAGGCTCGATGTCGCATGGTCCCCATCGGTCGAGCGCAGAACTTCCTTCACCACCTCGAGATCCTCGTCTTTGTTCGACGTCCAGATCTGGGCCTCATCTCAGATCGCCTGTCCGCGTTCAGtatccagctcgagcaccCACTCTCGTATTATCCCGAGGACTACCCTACCGAGCCGCAGTACAGCAACCCGCACAATCCCTCTGCAGCATCTACGCGCAGCGACGCCGTGCAAGCCATTTACAACGGCATTCATCGTGGTGCAGGCATGGGCACCATCATTGCTAACCGCGAGCTGTccgagaaggagaagaaggcgcAGGTCGACGCTGTGTATGCAAGCCTTCGCAGTGGCGAGGAGCTGGCAGCTGTCGAGCCTGCCGAAGGGATTGCTACTCCGCTTCTCCCGCATCAAAAGCAGGCGCTCGGCTTCCTCCTGAATCGtgagcgagatcgacgatggacagagctgctggtggagcCACCGGTCATTGTCGATGACGCAGACGAGGCATCCACACCTGTCAAGGCCGAGGGCTCTTCTAATACGAGCAAGGCGTCTCCCTCGAACAGCAGTGATGTAAAAGACAGCAAGGGCAAaggcaagagcaagagcaagagcgagagcgagagtAAGAGGAAGAGTAGaggcaagagcaagagcaagcaggAGCAAATGGTGGATGAagactcgatctcgctctgGACAGTCCGCAAAGGCTCCAACGGTAAAGTGCGCGCCTGGCGCAACCTCATAACGAATCGAGAGACCTTGACCCAGCCTCGTATCTGCCGTGGCGCTATCCTCGCTGACGATATGGGTCTCGGCAAGACCATCACCACGCTCGCCCTCATTACGCATACTCGAAAGGACGCGAGGCTCTTTGGCGCcgccgaggtggagcgtGATCCCGATGCAGAGCTCGTTCAGGCGATGCGATCGCCACCTACCTCGGCCGAGGCAGAATCAAGGGAGGCAGAGAGACGCAATGGGGTTAGAAAAGTCAAGAGCCGCTTCAAGCGCCGGCTCAATGATtctgatgacgacgactcTGCTACCAGTGACGAAGGCGGAGATGCCGaaaagaaggaggaggaggaggaggaggaggaacCAACCGCTTCGCTTGTCGTCCACGGCGCTCCACCCCCTGCTAAGCCAACTTTCGCAAAAAGCACGGCTAAAAAACCTTCAAAGGACAAGATGGATCCCGAACTCGTACGCCGCCGACATCTCGAGTGTCGCACTCGCGCAACTCTGATCGTCTGCCCTTTGTCGGTCGTGTCGAATTGGGAAGATCAGATCAAGGAGCATTGTTCGAGGCAGAAGCGGCCCAGGATCTATATCTATCACGGACCTACACGTTCCCACAGCACCAAGTGGATTGCTGACCACGACATCGTTCTGACAACTTACTCGACACTCGGATCCGAATTCTCGAACCAGTCGACATGGGTCACCGAAACCGAGACAAAGAAAAGCAAGAAGGATGGTTCGCCAGATCATCATTCTGGAcacgaggatgatgacgacgatgacgacatTCTTTTGGTGACCGAGGACGGCACCCCGATTAAGGGTGAAGCTGGCGCAGCTGGTGCGCAaaagaagggcaagaagcTAAAGCGGAAGCAGGCAAAGGAGGCACTCAACCCTTTGCAGCGCATTGAATGGTTCCGCATCGTTCTCGACGAGGCTCACCAGATCAAGGGCGTGGGCACCTGGCAATCCAGAGCCGCCTGTAATCTGACGGCTCAGCGCAGACTCTGTCTTACGGGCACCCCGATTCAGAACACGATCAATGATCTCTATGCGCTGGTCAAATTCCTACGCCTCGAGCCTTTTACCGACCGGGCAGTATGGAACCAATACTGCGGGTATCGCGAGAACCTCCACCTACGTGTGAAGAAGGACGACGGTCCTATCGATTCGGCCAACATTGGACATGTCCAGATCCTGATGAAGCTTCTGGCATTACGTCGTCAGAAGACCAGCAAGACGGCGGATGGCAagccgctgctctcgctccCGCCAAAGCTCAGCAAGACCGAATATCTCGACTTTGAAGCAAAGGAGAAGGCGCGCTATCAAGCACTGCACGACAAGTATCGCGAAGACTTTGAGGACATGATGGCCAATGACACGGTCAAGAGCAACTACGCCACGATTTTGCACGAGATTCTCAATCTTCGCATGACATGCGATCATCCGTCCATGGTGGACGCAAGCAAGGATGCCAGTCGTATCGGCCGAGGTGCTGATCTATCTGTTGCCATCAAGGAGGACGGCCTGACTCCCGATAGAGCGGCTGTCCTGTTCATTCTCTTCCGCGATAGCGAGATGGCGTATTGCTCCGAGTGCCAGGCTGATCTCTCGAACAGTGTCGAAGGTGATGGAGCGGGCAACGATGCTCAGgagctcgccgatgcgctTGACGAATTCACTTCCGACTCTCGCAACGGTGTTGGACCACGCAAACGAAGCAAGGTCGAGCCTGGAACGGGATCAATGTCGGCAACCACATCGAGCAACAGCTTCGGATCGCCCGCGGCGAGCGGTGCAGTACGACCTGTGGTGACGCGATGCCAGCACATTttctgctcggcttgcttcCGTCGCACGATCGGTTGTCCATGGCCAGACGTCACGTGCGAGGACGTGGGACGCTGTCCAGCTTGCAATACGTCGTTGAAGCTCGCAATCGATGCCGTCGAGCTAGACGCCTCGGACTTTGCCGGGCTTAATGACGACCAAGCCGAACGCATGGCGGACGGAGATAGCGATTTGCTCAACGACGACGTGGCGGACGAGAGGCGGTCTAAGCAGCTTAAAGATGCAGATTCGGAGGTagatgagctcgaggatgtTTTTGACTGGGGAATCGGTGACGATGTCAAGCCGCAGCTCAGTCGACGCAATGCTCCCCGCAAGAATGGCAAGTCGacagcaagcagcgagaGACGTCTGCGTATCAATGTTCCGCTGGACGGTCGCAAGGATCTGTCGACCAAGATTCGCGCTCTGATTGCTGACTTGCTGCCGTTTTCGAAATGCAACCCGCACTCGGACCTTTTCGACCCACTGGCGCCTCGGCTGGTCCATATCGATCCGTCAACATCAGAGGACGCAGAGGTGCGTAAGGTGGAAGAGCCAGTCGTCGTAATTCAACGGCCACCGCCGGCTGTCATGTCGAATGGTCTGCTCGGAAAGCTCGATCAGTCGTTGGAAGCGTACGATTCGTACGAACCGGTCAAGAGCGTCGTGTTTTCACAATGGACAAAGATGCTCGACCGGATTCAGAAATCGCTCAACATCACCGGGATTCGGTACACCCGACTGGACGGCACGATGAGTCGGCCCGATCGGACAGCAGCTTTGGAGGCGTTCAAGAGGGATGCTGGAATAGAAGTGCTCCTCGTGTCTCTGCGTGCGGGAGGGACCGGGCTCAACCTCGTCTCTGCCTGTCGCGCGTATCTGATGGATCCATACTGGAACCCAGCGGTCGAGAACCAGGGTCTGGATCGGATTCATCGAATGGGTCAGACGCGCCCCGTGATCACGACAAAGTACATCATGCGCCATAGCATCGAGGAAAACATGCTGAGATTGCAGAAACGCAAGATGATGATCGCCGAGAAGGTGGGTAGTAAGCGACAGGTCGTAAGCGCAGACGCGAGGCGCGACGAGAGGAGGGAAGAACTCAAGATTCTCTTTGGCACATCGCGCGGCGGGGTGGATCTGTGA
- a CDS encoding putative DNA/RNA helicase (DEAD/H box family II), translating into MGKKRPTLKGTVQRGYATTSTPKKVQDPPPASAAAAKKPTANSSKTTSAADVGYEKVNDESLADNLGASKSTAANATGSSAVFFDPEKEEEQALQNLVDKLQDRVEKEVSRQHKAIEYDRRFAKTLPNFELEPELRDQVLQVAVDLNKQAVVAASTGAMAARGPSATLPASSDALSTPGTTASNTTTVSGSATPLSIGSSHTSLAMATLTKDLQKLAVTNSSSSGAASSSSSSVYAESEDKVMARALTTYTILLKLGFSSAQVEDALSHAPSPDVEDCLSYLYLALEEETLEDAMRAGDGKAAKNRRGKDPSKNDFPSLNRGAQDKYDDKDDDDDDYDESRPPAYQGYEFSRSETLGKSDFARKELPVDTRQVPGAQNTSAPPTPAKADAQGEKTTIDPEKVEALKKACERLILQLSDDLESDQIDTLEKPTATWSILRAMQIRIDQEKSKWKKQLGKEGEVQMKQQDASLERVLGRTKDFMRECERGAYFDQKTATDGFRQALRQREEIEKQLKSAEEEEEKKRQQRRRQIEAAAGLDSASPAEENAQDNRPSSTEKEATSAETSIVDRKGAGVVNQVDAKGGDQKTDTDSDDEGGFFGDLLNEGPIEDKDVETGAVVIMRELPARAKSGGGGKTPRVMLSDALKRADPYSTFKFTAIPSGGRVHRSKLMIRWNGGKVVPNKHPVSAGSPTYIDEYILTTVGCFSQLQADDFIATVALFCIDSDKSIQRALPPGYREWWEELASLQKDERDRKSRIRFQRVRDIIRVKMDEASAAKKAKGKVAPANAPAATEQTKLGELSAACAPQPSEARSKEIAEYFTNRVASPSYQKMLPGRQNLPIANHRQEILDLIENNQIFVLSGETGCGKSTQVPAYIVEHCMSQGRNCKIYVTEPRRISAISLAERVSEELGEPRKSVGSNDSLVGYAIRLESNVGKNARLVYATTGIVLRMLEGTAFNEITHVIIDEVHERSIESDFLLIILKTLIAHRKDLKVILMSATVDAERISKYCGGCPTITVPGRTFPVNVHYLEDAVEMSNYTIEDDSPYAFRPKRGYRNGDGNARKQNAPGNKSKLQLLAQAPAEEEDDPGLLDDDDENPDGQGPSTGSLGKAYRSKTIDTLGRMNEYVINHDLIIKILERVCLEKDLEPYSAATLIFMPGLAEIRKCHDMLADHPTFGGSGFQLFPLHSTISSENQGAVFHVPPPGVRKIVIATNIAETGITIPDITCVIDSGKHREMRYDEKRQISRLVECFIARSNAKQRRGRAGRVQEGICFHLFTKYRHDSYLDEHPLPEMLRLSLQDLALKLKIMKIKIGHSIENALSQALDPPSPANVQRAIAALVEVKALTTTEEITHLGRHLSKMPLDVHMGKFLLVATLFKCLDPALTIAAALNSKSPFVTPFGKELEADRVKQSFKLGDSDFLTIANAFNGFRRSTAQNHHRTFCNRSFLSIQNLMQIEELRQQYFSYLVDAGFVTVDDAFRQELNKLRYRSGGSSNFSKPRFMTIPAHLDVNSSSLAMIHATLAAGLYPKLLHIDSKTYQLKTIGNNQPTSIHPSSVNFKVKMSELVRGSSSYMLYYTMMQSKKLYAWETGLMDDKAVYMLCGDGEFRLASNSLYIDRQRIRIASADPKSLVALKTLRDGLGKLMKASFRNPGKEWSEGQEKLFELACKVLGVGANEKDLALLQ; encoded by the coding sequence ATGGGAAAGAAGAGACCTACGCTCAAAGGCACCGTCCAGCGTGGATATGCCACCACATCTACGCCCAAGAAGGTCCAGGATCCACCCCCTGCATCTGCCGCAGCTGCGAAGAAGCCCACTGCCAACTCCTCTAAAACTACCTCAGCGGCTGACGTTGGCTACGAAAAAGTCAACGATGAAAGCCTCGCAGACAACCTCGGCGCGTCCAagtcgacagcagcaaatGCCACTGGTAGCTCGGCCGTTTTCTTCGATCCagagaaagaagaagagcaagcacTTCAAaatctcgtcgacaagcTGCAAGACCGTGTCGAAAAGGAAGTCTCGAGACAGCACAAGGCCATTGAGTATGACCGCAGATTTGCAAAGACGCTCCCCAACTTTGAATTGGAGCCCGAGCTTCGCGATCAGGTCCTCCAGGTGGCGGTGGATCTCAACAAGCAGGCGGTCGTTGCTGCCAGTACAGGTGCGATGGCTGCGAGAGGACCATCTGCTACTCTTCCTGCTTCTTCAGATGCTTTATCCACGCCGGGCACAACTGCTTCAAACACCACCACAGTCTCCGGAAGTGCTACTCCCCTTAGCATTGGCTCGTCTCACACCTCTCTTGCCATGGCAACCTTGACAAAAGATCTTCAAAAGCTTGCGGTCACTAATTCAAGCTCGTCCGGAGCAGCTtcttcatcctcatcatcggTGTACGCCGAATCGGAAGACAAGGTCATGGCCAGAGCTCTGACCACGTACACCATCCTTCTGAAACTCGGCTTCTCTTCTGCTCAAGTGGAAGACGCGCTCTCACACGCTCCATCTCCAGACGTGGAAGACTGCTTATCTTATCTCTATCTCGCTCTCGAAGAGGAGACGCTCGAggatgcgatgcgagccgGTGACGGAAAAGCTGCTAAGAATCGTCGAGGAAAAGATCCAAGCAAGAACGACTTCCCTTCCCTCAACCGTGGGGCTCAAGACAAATACGATgacaaagacgatgacgatgatgattACGACGAAAGCAGACCGCCTGCTTACCAAGGCTATGAGTTCAGTCGCTCCGAGACGCTTGGAAAGAGTGATTTCGCTCGAAAAGAGCTACCTGTAGATACTAGACAAGTACCAGGAGCACAGAACACGTCCGCACCACCGACACCAGCCAAGGCGGATGCTCAGGGTGAAAAGACAACCATCGATCCCGAAAAGGTtgaagcgctcaagaaAGCCTGCGAACGTCTCATCCTTCAACTTAGCGACGATCTGGAGTCAGACCAGATCGACACCCTGGAAAAGCCCACAGCGACGTGGTCCATCCTGCGAGCTATGCAGATCCGCATAGACCAAGAAAAATCCAAGTGGAAAAAGCAGCTGGGCAAAGAAGGCGAAGTGCAAATGAAGCAGCAAGATGCCAGCCTCGAACGCGTGCTCGGTCGCACTAAGGATTTCATGCGCGAGTGCGAGCGCGGTGCCTACTTTGACCAGAAGACCGCCACTGACGGCTTCCGCCAAGCATTGCGACAGCGTGAAGAAATCGAAAAGCAGCTCAAGTCagccgaagaagaggaagaaaagaagcgtcagcagcgtcgtcgccaGATCGAGGCTGCAGCCGGACTTGACTCAGCCTCTCCGGCCGAAGAGAACGCTCAAGACAACAGACCCTCCTCGACAGAAAAAGAGGCGACTTCCGCAGAGACGAGCATCGTCGACCGAAAGGGAGCTGGAGTAGTGAATCAGGTAGATGCCAAGGGTGGGGATCAGAAAACCGACACTGATTCTGATGATGAGGGCGGCTTCTTTGGTGACCTTCTCAACGAAGGCCCAAtcgaggacaaggacgTCGAGACGGGCGCCGTTGTCATCATGCGCGAGCTTCCTGCGCGGGCCAAaagcggcggcggaggcAAGACCCCGCGCGTCATGCTCTCCGATGCTCTCAAGCGCGCTGACCCTTATTCTACGTTCAAGTTCACCGCCATTCCGTCCGGCGGTCGAGTGCACCGCAGCAAGCTCATGATCCGCTGGAATGGAGGCAAAGTGGTGCCGAACAAGCATCCTGTCAGCGCTGGTTCGCCGACGTACATCGACGAGTACATTCTGACGACAGTCGGGTGCTTTTCACAGCTACAGGCCGACGACTTTATCGCCACTGTTGCACTCTTCTGCATTGACAGTGACAAGTCGATTCAACGCGCGCTTCCTCCCGGCTACCGCGAGTGGTGGGAAGAGCTCGCATCCCTCCAAAAGGACGAACGGGATCGCAAGAGTCGAATACGCTTCCAACGTGTGCGAGACATCATTCGTGTCAAGATGGACGAAGCGTCTGCAGCGAAGAAGGCCAAAGGCAAGGTCGCCCCCGCCAACGCTCCCGCAGCTACAGAGCAGACCAAACTTGGCGAGCTCTCGGCAGCTTGTGCGCCGCAGCCTTCCGAAGCCAGGTCAAAAGAGATCGCAGAATACTTCACCAACCGTGTCGCATCCCCTTCCTACCAGAAAATGCTTCCTGGCCGACAAAATCTGCCTATCGCCAATCATCGTCAGGAGATCCTCGACCTGATCGAGAACAATCAGATCTTTGTGCTCAGTGGTGAGACGGGATGTGGCAAATCGACACAGGTGCCCGCCTACATCGTCGAGCACTGTATGTCACAGGGTCGCAACTGCAAGATCTACGTCACTGAGCCAAGGCGTATCTCGGCTATCTCGCTAGCTGAGCGTGTGAGCGAAGAGCTGGGAGAGCCTCGCAAGAGCGTCGGAAGCAACGACAGCTTGGTCGGCTACGCAATTCGTCTCGAGAGCAACGTCGGCAAGAATGCAAGGCTCGTCTATGCCACGACGGGTATCGTTCTCCGCATGCTTGAAGGCACTGCGTTCAACGAAATCACGCAtgtcatcatcgacgaaGTGCACGAGCGCTCTATCGAGTCCGATTTCTTGCTGATTATCCTCAAGACGCTAATCGCGCATCGCAAGGACCTCAAAGTGATTCTCATGTCAGCCACAGTGGATGCAGAGCGCATCAGCAAGTACTGTGGTGGGTGCCCTACGATTACTGTTCCTGGTCGTACCTTCCCGGTTAACGTGCACTACCTCGAAGACGccgtcgagatgagcaaCTACACTATCGAAGACGATTCGCCTTACGCATTCCGCCCCAAGCGTGGCTACCGCAACGGTGATGGCAATGCGCGTAAGCAGAACGCACCAGGAAACAAGAGtaagctgcagctgctaGCTCAAGCACCCgcagaggaggaagatgaCCCTGGTCTGCtagatgatgatgacgaaAACCCAGATGGCCAGGGTCCTAGCACCGGCAGTCTCGGCAAAGCTTACCgaagcaagacgatcgacACACTCGGTAGGATGAACGAGTATGTGATCAATCATGATCTCATCATCAAGATTCTCGAGCGCGTCTGTCTCGAGAAAGACCTTGAGCCATACAGTGCGGCGACGCTCATCTTCATGCCCGGTCTGGCCGAGATTCGCAAATGCCACGATATGCTTGCTGACCACCCCACCTTCGGTGGAAGTGGTTTTCAGCTCTTCCCGCTGCACTCGACCATTTCATCCGAGAATCAGGGTGCTGTCTTCCATGTACCTCCTCCCGGGGTACGCAAAATTGTGATCGCCACTAACATTGCCGAGACTGGTATCACAATTCCCGACATCACCTGCGTCATTGACTCGGGTAAGCACCGCGAGATGCGTTACGATGAGAAGCGCCAAATCTCGCGCCTGGTGGAATGCTTCATTGCGCGGAGCAATGCCAAGCAGCGACGCGGCCGTGCGGGTCGTGTACAAGAAGGCATCTGCTTCCACCTGTTCACCAAGTACCGGCACGATTCGTACTTGGACGAACATCCACTGCCCGAGATGCTCCGTCTGTCGCTACAGGACTTGGCTCTGAAGCTCAAGATCATgaagatcaagatcggACATTCGATTGAGAACGCACTGTCGCAAGCACTGGATCCTCCAAGCCCTGCCAATGTGCAGCGTGCCATTGCGGCACTTGTCGAGGTCAAGGCGCTGACGACAACCGAGGAGATCACGCATCTTGGTAGACACTTGTCCAAGATGCCACTCGATGTACACATGGGCAAGTTCCTGCTGGTCGCGACCTTGTTCAAGTGTCTGGATCCTGCTCTCACGATTGCAGCGGCACTGAACTCGAAGTCGCCCTTTGTGACACCATTTGGCAAAGAGCTTGAGGCGGACCGTGTCAAGCAGagcttcaagctcggcgacTCGGATTtcctcaccatcgccaacgcATTCAACGGCTTCCGTCGCTCCACTGCACAGAACCACCACCGGACGTTTTGCAACCGCAGTTTCCTGAGCATCCAGAACCTGATGCAGATCGAAGAGCTCCGCCAGCAGTACTTTTCGTACCTGGTCGACGCTGGCTTTGTCACGGTCGACGATGCTTTCAGGCAGGAACTCAACAAGCTGAGGTACCGCAGTGGTGGCTCATCCAACTTTTCCAAGCCACGCTTTATGACGATTCCTGCGCACCTGGATGTCAACTCGTCGAGTCTTGCCATGATTCACGCGACTCTGGCTGCTGGTCTCTACCCGAAACTACTGCATATCGATAGCAAGACCTACCagctcaagacgatcgGAAACAACCAACCCACCTCAATTCATCCCTCGTCTGTCAACTTCAAAGTCAAGATGTCCGAGCTGGTACGCGGGTCGAGCAGCTATATGCTGTACTACACGATGatgcagagcaagaagctgtATGCCTGGGAAACAGGGTTGATGGACGATAAGGCAGTCTACATGCTGTGCGGAGATGGAGAGTTCAGGCTGGCTTCGAATAGTTTGTACATTGACAGACAGAGGATCAGGATTGCAAGTGCGGACCCGAAAAGCTTGGTTGCACTCAAGACGTTGAGGGACGGCTTGGGCAAGCTGATGAAGGCGAGCTTCAGGAACCCAGGCAAAGAGTGGAGCGAGGGGCAGGAgaagctgttcgagcttgcATGCAAGGTTCTTGGTGTGGGCGCCAACGAAAAGGATCTTGCCTTGTTGCAGTAG